The Polyangium aurulentum genomic interval CACGCTCCCGGGCGCACCCTCTACGTACGACCTGCGCGTGGGCGCTCTCGAGGGGCGAACGAGCCTGGGCTTTGCATTGACCCCGAAGCTGGGCCTCAGGCTCGACGGCTCCATCCTCGCCGCCCGCGGCGCCAACACCCAGAGCGCGCTGCACCTGGGGAGCTCGGTGGCATTCGACGTGAGTCCGGGCTTGAAGTTCGGGCTCATCAACGACCAAGAGCGCGGGATAGCCGTCGGCTTGCGCGCCTATGGCATCGCGTCGCAGGCCATGGGCATGCGTCCGACCGTCATGGTCATGAGCGACGGCGTGACCACGCAGCGGCCCTCCCTCGCGCAGGCCAAGGATACGGCGCCGATCGTCACGATGGCGCACACCGAAACAAGCACGGCCGGCGGTGGCATTTCGGCAAGCGCCGCCAAGAACATCGGCAAGCACGTGGGCGCGCAGATGGAGGTCGGCGGCGAGCTGTCGCGCGTCGTCGTCACCGATACCGTGGACGGCCGCGTTGGCGCGAGTACACGCACGATCTTCGCGGGCACGGCTGCTTCGGTGGATCTCTCGCCGATCGCGCCTGTGGGGGCCATGGTCGAATACCGCTTCGACCACAGCGTGACTCCCGTGATCGAGAGCACGGACCCGAGCGTCTCGACGGGCACTGTGGGGCGCTCGAACATGCATCGCATGTCCGCCGGCATCTTTTACACCGCCCAGGAAAACCTCGCGCTGGGCGTCGTGGGCACCTACGGCCTCACACACGGCGCCGCGCTAGGCGCGACCTCCATGGGCAAACTGGCGCACGTCGCGGGCGGCCGGTTGACGGTAGGGTATTTCTTCTAATTGCTCTCCTGTCACGGTGGGGGGGTTGCGGGCCTCGGGAAAAGCGCGCTTTCGCTTCGCGAAATCTCGCGCTCGGCCCACAACCCCCCCACACCCCCCGCGCTCTCGAACTTCGCTGCGATCCGTTCCTTCGAGCGCTTCGACCTGAAACGTCTTGGCTGCTGTCTGGAAAGCAGACCGTGGCGCTGACGTTTCAACTGGCAAGGCGTTTTGCCCGGCTGGTTGGTAGAACTGCGCTCCGCGCAGTTCTACCACAATCGGTCCAGCGACTCGCTGGTCCGGGTGCAGGGGCGGATAGCCCCTGCTGGGGTCTGGGGCAAAGCCCCAGTCCGGTCACGTCTCCGGTTTGGCGGGCGGATGCCCTGGCTCTGCGCTTACCGCGAATGCGGAAGTCGTCAGCACGATCATGACGGCGCCGAAGACGTAGAGCCCCAGGAAGATCATGATCCCGAGGTGCATCGTCATGGTCATGATCACCCAGAGCCGGCGTGTGCGACGGGGCCAGACGAGCGCTGCATAACCCAGCTCCCAGAGGAGTACGCTCCAGCCTCCGAGCACTGCGAGCCACTCGTGACGTGCGAGCCACGAGAAATCGAACGTGCGAAAGTCCGGCATTGTGAGCGCCTCCCACATCGCGGCGCCGTTCCACCATCCTCGGCCTGAGGCCTTCGCGATGCCGCTCGCGAGGTATACGATGCAGAGGTGGATCTGTGCGACGCGGAGCCCGAGCCTCGCGCTCCATGTGGGCCCGTGAGGACGGCGCGAGATCAGGCGGTCGAGCGAGAGTGCGTCGCCTGAGGGCATCCACACGAGGTAGAACAGGAAAATGTGCGCGAAGTTGTCGGCCCCGTAGCTGGTGGCGTATCCCGTCATCATCAGGGTTGCGTGGAGGAGCCATGCGAGAGCCGCAGCGATTCGCGCACGGAGGCCGACGAGCAGCGCCACGAGCGAGAGTACGTAGAGGATGGCGACGCTGACGAGGATGGGCGTGTCCGGCGCGCTGTCGCGGCTGAGCAGGCTGACGAGCCACCCCAGGTGGGGCATTCCCGGCTTGACGAGCGCGTCCTGCATGTCGGCTTGTAGGAAGCCTGCGCGATCGTAGAGCGCGAAAAAGGCGGGCGCTACGAGCGCGGCCTGGACGAGGAGCACGGCCGCGAGTCCGATCCGGAGCGCGGCGAGCGGCGTTGCCTCTGCCGGGGCGAAAAAGAACCGGAGCGTTGTGCCCCACGCGCTCGAGATGGTGCGGGCCTTCATTTCTCGACCTCCTTACGTACGCCGAGCTTCACGCGCGGGGCGAACGTCGCGCGGTAGTGCAGCGCCCACGATGGCCGGTTGCCCTCGCGATACGCTGCCATCGTAGGCATCTGCAAGACGTCGAGGCGCACGGCGGCGCTCTTGGCTTCGGGGTGCGTCGCGAGGACCTTTCCCGCGAGTGACGCCGAGAGATTGCGGCGGAGGTCGTCGTCCTCGAGCCAGAACAACGCCACCACGTTGGAGATCCGGAGCAAGATCTCGCGGTTGTCGCTGAGCTGGAATGGCTCTTCGATCGTCCGCCCGGCGTGATCCGTCACCTCGAAGATCATCCGGAGCTGCGTGCCGACGATGGGCGCGAAGAAGCTGTACGAGCTATCTGCCCCGGTGAGCGCGGCGTACTGAGCGAACGCCCTTTCCAGAGGGCTCACGTCTGGGAGGCGCACCTCGAGGGCGCCTAGAGAGACGCCCACGAGGTGCGTCACGGCAAGAGCAAGCATGACGAGCGCACGCCTTGGGATGAGGATTGCTTTGACCATACCGACGCTCCTGCCGTCACGCGGGCCGGATTCGACTAAAAGCGGGCCGGATTCACCCGCGCCGGATGCGCCCGGGCCGGATGTGCCCGGGCCGGATTGGCGCGGGCCGGATGCACGGCGGCGGAGAGCTCCGAGGAGGCTTCGTCGGGGTTCTCGTCGTTGGCGAGAGCCGCGTCCGCCTCGTCCGTGGACTCCTCGTCGATCAGGTCGAGGTCGTCGATGTCAATGGTGACCTCCTCCGCTGGCGCAGGGCCGGCGGCGGAGACCGCCGTCGCCGATGCGGCGAGCGCGAGAAAAAGCATGGAGCGGTTCATCATCGTCCCCCTTGCAATCGGTCCGTGCCGAAGACCATCTCCGGTTCACGGCCGACGCATGGGTACGTAGCAAGCGACGGACCGCGTCCAATAGAAACGGATTACGCAAGTCCGCCGCGACGATGTGCAGCCCAGGCTCAGTCCGGCTGCATAGGGAGAGCGGGGTGATTGCGGCTTTTTATATCGGGGGAATCGTGCATTTGCAGGATCTTCGCGAACTCGGCGACAATCGCCCGCACCTGCTCGCTCATTGAACCTCACCGCAGCCCTCACGGTGATGAGCACACCCATTGCCGCATCGACACCTCGGGCAGGACAACGGGAGGCGGGCTGACCGGCGCGGGGCGCGGCTCGGCGAGGGTCGAGCGGGAGGAGTGGGGGCAGAGCGCAATCGGAGGTCGCCGCCAAGCTCGGGATCCCCGAGACGACGGCCTATGCGCGAATGCACCTGCGCGTTCAGCGCTCACCCGGCACGTGCAAAGACAGTCGAAGACCTGATCGCCGTCTCAAATCTGAAGACATACACCCCTCCCATTGCGCAGCAATGGGAGGGGGGATGGGGGGGAGGGCAGAGGGAGTTCCGAAATAGGACGGTCGCGGCCTTCCCGTCACGTTGGTTCACCGATCCCGGAGCGTTGCCCCCCTCTGGGGGGCCGGGGGGGTCCGGGCTCCCCTCTCCCGGAGGCCCGGGAGAGGGGCGGGGGGGAGAGGGTCCGGCCTTCCCCCTGAGCAAAGGGCCCTCCGGGAACTCCCAAGCCCCGCGCCCACCCCCCAAAATCTCCCTCTTTTCCCAGTTCGCCCCCCACCCCGCCCCTGCGGTATACGCATCCCTCGTGGACTCGACGGTCGTCCCTCATGAGCCCTTCCCCTCCGTCTCCGTTCTCCGAGACGCGATCAAGGCCCTCATGGACAAAGCCAAGACGCCCGTCCGCCGCAACGACCTCACCGCTCGCGATCCTCGCTTCATCGAGCGCTCGATGCCCCTCATGGGGCTCCTCTACGACCACTACTTCCGCGCCGAGACCGAGTTCCTCGCCCCCTTCCCTGAAGGCCCCGTCCTCGCTGTCGCCAACCACAACGCCATGACGGGCATGCCTGACATGTTCTGCCACATGGTCGCCTTCTGGCGTCGTTACTCCCCCGAGCGCCTCTCCTACGGCCTCATGCACGACGTCCCCTTCTCGGTCCCGGCCGCTGGCGCGTGGCTCAACGCCTGGGGTGCGATCGCGGCCAACCGCGAGAACGCCGCGCGCGCGCTCGATCAGGGAGCTGCCGTGCTCGTCTTTCCAGGAGGGGATCTCGATGCCTGCAAGCCTTTCTCGCGGCGCTACGAGATCGAGTTCGGCCGCCGCCGCGGCTTCGTGCGCACCGCCTTGAAAGCTCAGGTGCCCATCGTGCCCATCGTGAGCGTCGGCGCTCATCACTCGCTGTACATCCTCACCGACGGCCGCCGCATCGCCGAGGCGCTTCGGCTGCCCGCGCTCGCGCGCTCGAATGTCGCGCCGCTCGGGGTCGCGTTACCCTGGGGCGTCATTGCTGGCATTCCCCTGCCCCACCTGCCTCCGCCCGTGAAGATTCACACCCGCGTCCTGCACCCGATCGATCCCCGCCTGCCCGCTTCTGCGGCCGAGGATCCCGAGGCGATCGAGGACGTCTTCAACCGCGTCCGCAGGGCCATGGAAAGCGCGATGGAGGATCTTCGCCGCGCCGGACGACACGGCCTCTTTCCGCGCGGATGGCGGCGCTCGGCGTGACGTGACCATGCAACCGATTCGCCCGTTCCTCGCCGTCGCCTTCGCCGCCCTCACGTTCGCGGCTCCGCGTGCCGCCTCTGCCGTGGGCGTCGCGAACAATGACGCCGCGACGGCCGTGCAGGAGGACGTCGTCTTCGTCGTGTACGACGAGGCCTCGCGCCGCGAGCACATGCTCTACGCCGCGCGCCTCGCGCCCCCTGCGCCGCGCGTCTCGCTCGGGCTGCTCACGCCCTCGGCGGCTGCGATCGAGCCGCTGCCTGGCGTCGACCTCATGGCCGCGCTTCATGCGCTGGTGGCTCCTCACGAGGCGCGCGCGCTCGGTCGCCCGCCCGCGCCGCCTGCGCCCTGGTCTTCGCGCGGGGCGACCCTCGTCGGCACGGCCACGCCCCTCGGCAAAGAGGCCGCCGCGGAGAAGCTCTTCGATGCGAAATGGCTCGGCGCGGCGGGCGAGGGGTCATTCCTTGCGCTCCTGGGGGTCACGGCGCCCGTCGAGGATCGGGTCGAGCTCGTGACGCCCGCCGTTCACCTCGCGTTCGATGCGGATCGGCCGATCCTCGTGCGCCGCGAGCCGCCCCGCGCCACGCCCCCCGAGCCCGACGTGCCGAGCCCGCGCCTGCCCGTCGTGGTCGAGTCCGTACAGCCTTCGCCCAAGGATGCCGCGCCGAGCGAGGAGGCCGTCGCAAAGGTTCTGCGCGCGCGCACGGCCGATCTTCTCGCGTGCTACGAGCGCTTCCTCGAGCAGCGCCCCGGGGAGGCCCGCAAGATCACGGTCGAGGCCGTGATCCGGCCGAAAGGCGAGCCGGCATCCGCGCGCCTCGCGGGCGAGCGCGGGGGTGCGACCGAGGCCGAGCTCGGCACTTGCGTCGCGGGCGCGGTCAAGGCGCGGCAGTTTCCGCGCACCGATGCGGGCTGGCGCTTCTCGGCCGACATCGCCTTCACGCCTCCGCGCACGCCTGCGCGCCGCACGCACGTGGTAACGCTCGGACCCTCACGCCTCGCCTGGGAGGCGCCGGAAGCGCAGCGCAAGCTCGCGCACGACTTCGAGGTCTCGCCCGCGGATCTCGCGCAAGCCTTCGCCCCCGAGCTACGCCGCGCGATGGGGCTGCCCGAGGGGCGACGGATCTGGCTGACCCACTGGCTCGACCGCGACGAGCGCCGCACGGCCGCGGAGGACGTGGTCTTCACGCAGGCCCCGATCCCCGCCGACGGCGAGCCGGGCACCCTCGGCTACGTGCAGGGGCAGGCGCTGCAGCGCGCGGGGGCGGGGCAGAAGGCTGCGCCGCGCGCCGCCACGGCGAAGAGCGGCGCCTCGAGGCGATGGCGCATGTGGCCCGTGGCGGGCTCGTTCGGCGTCGCGGCGGTCGCCATCCTGATCGGCCTGTTCCTCAGCCGCGACGATCGCCGCGGCCCGCGTGGATGAGCACGCCGCCCCTTGCGGCCGTAGTTGCCAATCTCCATGTTCGGGGCGGAGGCATCCATGAAGGTGACCATCAAGTACTGCCACGCCTGAAACTACAAACCCCGGGCCGTGAGTCTCGCGGCCGCAATCAAGGACGCTTTCGACGTCGAGCCCACCGTGCAGTCCGGCACGCCCGGCCAGTTCGACGTCTCCGTGGACGGCCAGCTCGTGTTCTCCAAGCACGCCGAGGGCCGCTTCCCCGAACCTCAGGAGGTGCTCGACGCGATGTCGAAGCTCGCGGTGCGCTAGCTTGACGGGCGAAGCGCATTAGGGTCCGATTCATCGAATCATGACGTCGCAGGCCGGCGCGCGCCTCTTCCGGCGCCTCTCCTCCGCGCTCCTCCTCTCCTCCCTCGCCAGCGCCCTGGCCGGCTGCGAAGATCCCGAAACGTTCGTTCCGCAAAACGAGCTCGGCGGTCCTTCGGGCGTCATCGACGGCACGCTCACGTACACCGGCGCGCCGCCTTGCACGGAGAACGGCGCGATCGTGGGCAACGCGATCCTGCTCGCGTTCGACACGCGCCTGTTGCCGCCGCCCCAGGGCCTCGGCACGAGCGCCGCGAGCATCGCGGTCATCCCGGGCGAGACGCTCTTTTCGAGCATCCGCGACACCCTGACCTTCGACCCGAGCGGCGCGCGCAAGTGCCCCGAAGACGCGGCCCCGCCGGTCACCGTGAGCGCGAGCTGGACGGTGTCGCCCTTGCCCGCGGGCGCCTATCAGGTGCGCGGGTTCTTCGATCGCGACAACGACTTCGACCCGACCTTCCTCATCGCCAACCTGCCCAGCGCGGGCGACGTGGGCGGCGGCGCCATCGAGAACGCGGCCGAGGTGCTCATCGGCGCGCCTCCCCGCTACCGCGAGATCACGCTCGGCACGCTGCGGCCGAACGGCACCCGCGTCATCCCGCCCGAGGGCGCGCGCGCGACGGGCATCGCGGTCACGCTCGGCCTGAAGCTGCCCCTCGAGCGCCCCGTCTTCTACCCCTCCGCCGTCAAGGACCCGGCCCTGGCGAACAACGATCCGAACAAGGTCGTGATGCCGTCGGACTTCCAGTTCAGCATGTTCGGCGCGAACGAGAGCGCGTTCCTCCGCATCGAGATGATGGCCGGCGTGCGGCCCGAGGAGATCGAGGCCGCGAGCGTGTCGCCGTTCTACATGCCCGTGAAGCCCCAGCCCGCGTTCGTCTTCATGGTCGAGGACGTCAACCGCGACGGCAAGTACGACGCGAAGGACCACGTGCCCGACTCGGAGCTGTTGCCGTCGCTCTATCCGCTCTCGCTCTTCACGCGCCTCGCGACCGGGCAGAAGCTCGTCGGTCAGGCGCGACCGCGGGTCATCCTGCAGGGGCTGACGCTCTACAAGTCGCTGCTCGAGACGGCCATGGTCAAACCCATGGACCCCGACCCCATGAACCCGATGCCGACGATGCCCTTCCAGGGCGCCGACACCAAGCTCGTGGTGGCGCTCAGGCCCGCGACGGTGTGCATCGATCCGCTCGACCCGGCCACGCCCGGCGTGCTCGTGGTCAGCCACGAGACCGACCAGATGGGCACCCCGATCCTCACCGACGAGCAGGCCGTGAGGGACAGCCTCGCGCAGCAGTTCGGCCGGCCGTTCGAGATCGCCTACGCCTGCCTCCCCGAGGGGCAGTACGCGATGAACCTCGTCTATCCGACGGGCCAGGCCTGGACCTTGCCGAACGAGGCAGGCGTGTGCGCGGCGCTCGAGCCCCAGACCTCCGACGGCGCGAAGTGCCGGAGCGCGACGAGCGAACGCGCGCGCCTCGCCTCCCAGGACGCGATCCTGACGATCGGCCCGCCCAACGACCCGGCCTACTGCGCGGCCCACCCCACGCCGGTGCAGTGCAAG includes:
- a CDS encoding HTTM domain-containing protein — encoded protein: MKARTISSAWGTTLRFFFAPAEATPLAALRIGLAAVLLVQAALVAPAFFALYDRAGFLQADMQDALVKPGMPHLGWLVSLLSRDSAPDTPILVSVAILYVLSLVALLVGLRARIAAALAWLLHATLMMTGYATSYGADNFAHIFLFYLVWMPSGDALSLDRLISRRPHGPTWSARLGLRVAQIHLCIVYLASGIAKASGRGWWNGAAMWEALTMPDFRTFDFSWLARHEWLAVLGGWSVLLWELGYAALVWPRRTRRLWVIMTMTMHLGIMIFLGLYVFGAVMIVLTTSAFAVSAEPGHPPAKPET
- a CDS encoding 1-acyl-sn-glycerol-3-phosphate acyltransferase codes for the protein MDKAKTPVRRNDLTARDPRFIERSMPLMGLLYDHYFRAETEFLAPFPEGPVLAVANHNAMTGMPDMFCHMVAFWRRYSPERLSYGLMHDVPFSVPAAGAWLNAWGAIAANRENAARALDQGAAVLVFPGGDLDACKPFSRRYEIEFGRRRGFVRTALKAQVPIVPIVSVGAHHSLYILTDGRRIAEALRLPALARSNVAPLGVALPWGVIAGIPLPHLPPPVKIHTRVLHPIDPRLPASAAEDPEAIEDVFNRVRRAMESAMEDLRRAGRHGLFPRGWRRSA